One window of the Chryseobacterium camelliae genome contains the following:
- a CDS encoding GlmU family protein, with protein MQLVFSDAQYWEDFLPLTFTRPVAAMRCGILTFAERWQKILGNAEASYFTEAYLQKKFPEPEKKESLFLVTNFLPTETVIRQIKDLKQGEALVYEDELIAARINMEGFSLHQIEKMTDIKDDLIFFKKPSDLFTYNKQAIDFDFELLTNGRTSQELSPTNGFLGDKKDLFIEEGAEIEFSTLNTKTGKIYIGKNAEVMEGCHLRGPISLGEGSKFNLGAKIYGATTIGPHCKVGGEVSNIIIFGYTSKGHDGFIGNSVIGEWCNFGADTNSSNLKNNYSHVRLWNYRTKAFEDTGLQFAGLIMGDHSKTAINTQLNTGTVVGVASNIFREGFPPNLVENFSWGGRKEDERFKLDKAYEVAERAMARRKVALTEEDKAIFKHIFDAY; from the coding sequence ATGCAATTGGTATTTTCAGATGCTCAATACTGGGAAGATTTTCTTCCGCTGACTTTCACCCGTCCGGTAGCAGCCATGCGCTGCGGGATCCTCACGTTTGCCGAAAGGTGGCAGAAAATCCTTGGTAACGCAGAGGCCTCTTATTTTACGGAGGCTTACCTTCAGAAGAAATTTCCGGAGCCGGAGAAAAAGGAAAGCCTTTTCCTGGTCACCAATTTTTTGCCGACGGAAACAGTGATCCGCCAGATTAAAGACCTGAAGCAGGGAGAAGCTCTGGTATACGAAGATGAACTGATTGCCGCAAGAATCAATATGGAAGGTTTTTCACTGCATCAGATTGAAAAGATGACGGATATTAAAGATGACCTCATCTTTTTCAAAAAACCTTCGGACCTGTTCACCTACAACAAACAGGCGATTGATTTTGATTTCGAGCTGCTGACCAACGGCAGGACTTCACAGGAACTGTCACCAACCAATGGATTTTTAGGGGATAAGAAAGACCTGTTTATTGAAGAAGGTGCGGAAATCGAATTTTCAACCCTGAATACGAAAACCGGAAAAATCTATATCGGGAAAAATGCAGAAGTCATGGAAGGCTGCCATCTCCGTGGTCCGATTTCCCTGGGTGAAGGATCCAAGTTCAACCTGGGAGCTAAGATTTATGGCGCCACCACCATTGGTCCGCATTGCAAAGTAGGCGGTGAAGTGAGCAACATCATTATTTTCGGATATACCAGCAAAGGCCACGACGGATTCATCGGGAATTCCGTGATCGGGGAGTGGTGCAACTTCGGCGCCGATACCAATTCCTCCAACCTGAAAAATAACTACAGCCACGTAAGGCTCTGGAATTATCGTACCAAAGCATTTGAAGATACAGGACTGCAGTTTGCAGGCCTGATCATGGGCGACCATTCCAAAACGGCCATCAATACCCAGCTGAATACCGGAACCGTAGTTGGGGTAGCCTCCAATATCTTCCGGGAAGGCTTCCCGCCGAACCTGGTAGAGAATTTTTCCTGGGGCGGAAGGAAGGAAGACGAACGCTTCAAGCTGGATAAAGCCTACGAAGTGGCAGAACGTGCCATGGCCAGGAGAAAGGTTGCTTTAACAGAAGAAGACAAAGCGATTTTCAAGCATATTTTTGATGCATATTGA
- a CDS encoding DUF6705 family protein yields the protein MKKTSIILILLISLTLKGQTIIDINDSTYSNWSNNDYNYYKKDMHNLLDIFQGTYIYTNGNTSFKIILKKMIKQPEGLHYEDMIIGEYQYVENGTEKINTLSNLDISYSNQFLKHGIAGNGIIANIYNRLWKCPQCNPNEKRLILRIRDKSTDRYANMILRRTTIDNKEVLQVKINNINGVTYDVEHESPPANFSLPIGEFTMKKL from the coding sequence ATGAAAAAAACATCCATTATATTAATCTTATTAATATCACTTACTCTAAAAGGTCAAACAATAATTGATATTAATGATTCCACCTATTCTAATTGGAGTAACAATGACTATAATTACTACAAAAAAGATATGCATAATCTATTAGATATATTTCAAGGCACATATATATATACGAATGGTAACACAAGTTTTAAGATTATTCTAAAGAAAATGATTAAACAACCCGAAGGTTTACACTATGAAGATATGATTATTGGAGAATACCAATATGTAGAGAATGGAACAGAAAAAATTAATACTCTATCAAATCTTGACATTAGTTATTCTAATCAGTTTTTAAAACATGGTATTGCAGGAAATGGAATTATAGCTAATATTTATAACAGATTATGGAAATGCCCTCAATGTAATCCTAATGAAAAGAGATTAATTTTGAGAATTAGAGATAAGTCAACCGACAGGTATGCAAATATGATATTACGAAGGACAACAATTGATAATAAGGAAGTATTGCAAGTTAAAATTAACAATATAAACGGTGTGACTTATGACGTAGAGCATGAAAGCCCTCCTGCAAATTTTTCTTTACCAATCGGAGAATTTACAATGAAAAAACTATAA
- a CDS encoding nucleotide pyrophosphohydrolase, translated as MEITHLQQQVDEWIKTIGVRYFNELTNMAMLTEEVGEVARIIARRYGEQSEKESDKNKDLGEELADVLFVTLCLANQTGVNLQEAFDKKMKIKTDRDKDRHQNNEKLR; from the coding sequence ATGGAAATTACCCATCTGCAGCAACAGGTAGACGAATGGATCAAAACCATCGGTGTACGGTATTTCAATGAGCTGACCAATATGGCCATGCTTACGGAAGAGGTAGGCGAAGTAGCCCGGATTATTGCCCGGAGATACGGCGAACAGAGCGAAAAGGAAAGTGATAAAAACAAAGATCTGGGCGAAGAACTGGCCGATGTCCTGTTTGTAACGTTGTGCCTGGCTAACCAGACCGGGGTCAATCTCCAGGAGGCATTTGATAAGAAAATGAAGATAAAAACCGATCGCGATAAAGATCGGCATCAGAATAATGAGAAGTTAAGATAG
- a CDS encoding type B 50S ribosomal protein L31 — translation MKNGIHPENYRLVVFKDMSNDEVFLCKSTAETKDTIEYEGQEYPLIKMEISSTSHPFYTGKVKLVDTAGRVDKFMNKYKKFAK, via the coding sequence ATGAAAAACGGAATTCACCCAGAAAATTATAGACTTGTTGTTTTCAAAGATATGAGTAACGACGAGGTGTTTCTTTGCAAATCTACTGCAGAAACAAAAGATACCATTGAATACGAAGGACAGGAGTACCCATTGATCAAAATGGAAATCTCTTCTACTTCTCACCCATTCTACACCGGAAAAGTGAAGTTGGTAGATACCGCAGGTAGAGTAGACAAGTTCATGAACAAATACAAAAAATTCGCTAAGTAA
- a CDS encoding 3-phosphoshikimate 1-carboxyvinyltransferase produces the protein MKLGKSELKENTVIQISGSKSISNRLLILESLFSNIRIGNLSNSQDTQLLKKALSENTETVDIHHAGTAMRFLTSYYSIMDGKTTVLTGSQRMKERPIGYLVNALRDLGAEIEYLENEGFPPLKITGKKIVKTSVEVPAHISSQFITSLLLIAGKLDNGLEIHLTGEITSRSYIEMTLDILTKAGIQNSFTGNTIKVEPFAGDQSAAIAYEVESDWSSASYFYSFAALGRKTIQLKSFYRESTQGDSAIAAIYKEFFGINTTFTEEEHKITLEPVQEFTFPEKIVLDMNNCPDIAQTLCVTAAALQIPFEISGLGTLRVKETDRLSALYNELEKLGAKTEITDATIASLSFNEPQEDISIRTYQDHRMAMSFAPFCLMQELNIEDEEVVEKSYPAFWNDLNSLLTE, from the coding sequence ATGAAGTTAGGAAAATCAGAACTGAAAGAAAATACGGTTATACAGATCAGCGGTTCGAAAAGTATTTCGAATCGTTTGTTGATTCTGGAAAGCCTGTTCAGCAACATCCGGATTGGAAACCTCTCCAATTCCCAGGACACCCAATTGCTCAAAAAAGCATTATCTGAAAACACAGAAACAGTAGACATCCATCACGCGGGGACCGCCATGCGCTTCCTGACGTCGTATTATTCGATTATGGATGGGAAAACAACCGTGCTTACCGGATCACAACGCATGAAGGAACGGCCCATCGGATACCTGGTGAATGCACTAAGGGATCTCGGTGCTGAAATCGAATACCTTGAAAACGAAGGTTTCCCGCCTTTAAAAATTACCGGGAAAAAGATCGTTAAAACATCCGTGGAGGTTCCTGCCCACATTTCAAGCCAGTTCATTACGTCTCTCCTGCTGATCGCAGGAAAACTGGACAACGGACTGGAAATACACCTTACAGGTGAGATAACCTCAAGGTCATACATTGAAATGACCCTGGATATCCTGACGAAAGCCGGCATTCAGAACAGCTTTACTGGAAACACGATTAAAGTAGAGCCATTTGCAGGAGATCAGTCAGCAGCAATAGCCTATGAAGTGGAAAGCGACTGGAGCTCTGCCTCTTATTTCTATTCCTTTGCCGCTTTAGGAAGAAAAACCATTCAACTGAAAAGTTTTTACCGGGAATCTACCCAGGGAGACTCGGCAATTGCAGCAATTTATAAGGAATTCTTCGGAATCAACACCACGTTCACGGAAGAGGAACATAAGATCACGCTCGAGCCTGTACAGGAATTCACGTTCCCGGAAAAGATCGTTCTGGATATGAACAATTGTCCGGACATCGCACAGACGCTTTGTGTGACCGCGGCAGCACTGCAAATCCCGTTTGAAATCTCAGGACTTGGAACACTGAGGGTCAAGGAAACCGACCGCCTTTCAGCACTGTATAATGAACTGGAAAAACTGGGCGCCAAAACTGAAATTACAGACGCTACCATTGCATCCCTGAGTTTCAATGAGCCTCAGGAAGATATTTCCATCAGGACGTACCAGGATCACAGGATGGCCATGAGCTTTGCCCCTTTCTGCCTGATGCAGGAATTGAACATCGAAGACGAAGAAGTTGTGGAAAAATCATACCCGGCATTCTGGAATGATCTCAACAGCCTTCTGACGGAATGA